In one window of Erythrolamprus reginae isolate rEryReg1 chromosome 1, rEryReg1.hap1, whole genome shotgun sequence DNA:
- the GJA1 gene encoding gap junction alpha-1 protein: protein MGDWSALGRLLDKVQAYSTAGGKVWLSVLFIFRILLLGTAVESAWGDEQSAFRCNTQQPGCENVCYDKSFPISHVRFWVLQFIFVSVPTLLYLAHVFYVMRKEEKLNKKEEELKLVQSEGVNVDLPLKQIEIKKFKYGIEVHGKVKMRGGLLRTYIISIIFKSLFEVAFVLIQWYIYGFTLQAIYTCERVPCPHKVDCFLSRPTEKTIFIIFMLVVSIISLTLNIIEIFYVTLKSLKDRMKTKSNPFSPNSLSPSKDCGSPKYAYFNGCSSPTAPLSPMSPPGYKLVTGDRNNTSSCRNYNKQASEQNWANYSAEQNRIGQAGSTISNSHAQNFEFNDDPGNTKKMDAVHELQPLTVIDQRPPSRASSRASSRPRPDDLEI, encoded by the coding sequence atgGGTGACTGGAGTGCTCTCGGTAGGCTCCTTGACAAAGTCCAAGCCTATTCTACCGCTGGAGGAAAGGTGTGGCTCTCTGTCCTTTTCATTTTCCGAATTTTGCTTCTGGGGACTGCAGTGGAATCTGCCTGGGGAGATGAGCAGTCAGCTTTCCGATGCAACACTCAACAACCAGGTTGTGAAAATGTCTGCTATGACAAATCGTTTCCGATATCTCATGTGCGCTTCTGGGTGCTGCAGTTCATTTTTGTTTCGGTGCCAACCCTTTTGTATTTAGCACATGTCTTCTACGTGATGCGAAAAGAAGAGAAACTAAACAAGAAAGAGGAAGAGCTCAAGTTGGTCCAAAGCGAGGGGGTGAATGTAGACCTCCCTCTGAAGCAGATAGAAATTAAGAAATTCAAGTATGGGATTGAAGTACACGGCAAGGTCAAAATGCGTGGTGGTCTGCTTCGCACTTACATCATCAGCATCATTTTCAAGTCTCTCTTTGAGGTAGCCTTTGTgctgatacagtggtacatctatgGATTCACTCTGCAAGCCATCTACACTTGTGAAAGGGTACCATGTCCACACAAAGTGGATTGTTTCCTCTCTCGTCCCACAGAGAAAACCATCTTTATTATCTTCATGCTGGTCGTCTCTATCATATCTCTGACCCTCAACATCATTGAGATTTTTTACGTCACCCTCAAGAGCCTTAAAGATCGCATGAAGACCAAAAGCAATCCTTTCTCTCCTAACAGCTTAAGTCCCTCCAAGGACTGCGGATCCCCCAAATATGCCTACTTCAACGGGTGCTCCTCTCCAACGGCCCCTTTGTCTCCCATGTCTCCGCCAGGATACAAGCTTGTAACTGGAGATAGGAACAATACGTCATCCTGTCGCAACTACAATAAGCAAGCCAGCGAACAAAACTGGGCAAATTATAGTGCTGAACAGAACAGGATTGGACAAGCCGGGAGCACCATTTCCAACTCTCATGCCCAGAACTTTGAATTTAACGATGATCCGGGGAACACCAAAAAAATGGACGCTGTGCACGAGCTCCAACCTCTCACCGTTATAGACCAGCGGCCACCAAGTCGAGCCAGCAGTCGAGCCAGCAGCAGACCACGGCCTGATGATCTAGAGATCTAG